From the genome of Oxyura jamaicensis isolate SHBP4307 breed ruddy duck chromosome 2, BPBGC_Ojam_1.0, whole genome shotgun sequence, one region includes:
- the NSUN6 gene encoding tRNA (cytosine(72)-C(5))-methyltransferase NSUN6 has translation MSFFPKISFHREVEEYLTKVFRNNELITALGAKEAESKYQCLLSHLSHPPAFTTVRVNTHLASVKHVKKMLFEEIRKQFKGMCVPVLEHPELQDILIIPAIGPRRDLKKHESEVIVGAQCGYAVLRGAHVYVPGIISTSRFMKAGDLVSVYSDIEGKCKRGAKDFEGVKVFLGNGVSELSRSEIFSSRGPMNGMGIRMIEPVYLSPSFDNVLPSHLFLQNLPSVVVSHVLNPQPGERILDMCAAPGGKTTHLATLMHDQGEVIAMDKIANKVKKIKQNAELLQLNCIKAFCYDGTKALSVEKREDEQEGPPFLPESFDRILLDAPCSGMGQRPNMSYSSTLKEVMSYQPLQRKLFTVAVKLLKPGGVLVYSTCTITLSENEEQVAWALETFPCLQLQRQEPHIGGEGMRGAGLALDQLKLLQRFDPAIVTIQGMDIKALQDSREDDLISLANKDCIGFFIAKFIKLNGK, from the exons atgtcttttttccccaaaatatctTTCCATCGTGAAGTTGAAGAGTATCTCACTAAAGTGTTCAGAAATAACGAG ctTATAACTGCTTTAGGTGCaaaggaagcagagagtaaATATCAATGTCTGTTAAGTCATCTATCTCATCCACCAGCTTTCACAACTGTTAGAGTCAATACCCACTTGGCCTCGGTGAAACAcgtgaaaaaaatgctgtttgaagAGATCCGGAAG caATTTAAAGGAATGTGTGTTCCAGTTCTTGAGCACCCAGAACTCCAGGACATCTTAATAATTCCTGCCATTGGACCCAG GcgggatttaaaaaaacatgaatcTGAAGTCATTGTTGGAGCACAGTGTGGGTATGCAGTACTTCGAGGAGCACATGTTTATGTTCCTGGAATCATATCTACCTCAAGAT TTATGAAAGCTGGAGATCTGGTCTCAGTGTATTCAGACATTGAAGGGAAATGTAAAAGAGGAGCCAAAGACTTTGAAGGAGTCAAGGTTTTCCTTGGAAATGGGGTTTCAGAACTGAGTCGCAGTGAAATCTTCAGTTCGCGTGGCCCAATGAA tGGGATGGGCATCAGAATGATAGAGCCAGTCTACCTCAGTCCATCCTTTGACAATGTGCTCCCTAgtcatttgtttttacag AACTTGCCTTCAGTGGTTGTGAGCCATGTTTTAAACCCTCAACCAGGAGAGAGAATTTTGGACATGTGTGCTGCACCTGGAGGCAAAACAACCCATCTTGCAACATTAATGCATGATCAG ggtgaaGTAATAGCAATGGACAAGATAGCTAACAAGGTcaaaaaaattaagcagaatGCTGAATTGCTACAGTTGAATTGTATTAAGGCATTTTGCTATGATGGAACAAAGGCACTTTCAGTTGAGAAGAGAGAGGATGAACAAG AAGGACCTCCATTCTTACCAGAGTCATTTGATCGGATTCTTCTTGATGCTCCGTGTAGTGGGATGGGGCAGAGACCAAACATGTCTTATTCCTCAACGTTAAAGGAAGTGATGTCTTATCAGCCGCTGCAACGCAAGCTTTTCACTGTG gcAGTGAAATTGCTGAAGCCAGGAGGTGTTCTTGTGTATAGTACATGTACGATTacactttctgaaaatgagGAGCAAGTTGCGTGGGCCCTAGAAACTTTTCCATGTCTCCAGCTTCAGCGACAG GAACCTCATATCGGAGGAGAAGGCATGAGGGGAGCTGGACTGGCCCTTGAtcagctgaagctgctgcagagatTTGATCCAGCCATTGTGACCATACAAGGAATGGATATTAAAGCCTTGCAAGATTCCCGGGAAGATGATTTGATTTCACTGGCAAATAAGGACTGTATAGgattttttattgcaaaatttaTTAAATTGAACGGTAAATAA